From Punica granatum isolate Tunisia-2019 chromosome 1, ASM765513v2, whole genome shotgun sequence:
ATCTCGGCCTCGTATAGCTGCGGGGGAGAGAAGGTCCCGGCTCTAGGAATCAGGGTCACCCTTACGGCATCTGTTCTCGGAACGCTCGCCTCCTTGTGCTTCAGGATATCAACTCTTACCTTCTGAGTCTCTGAGAAAATTCCCAGGATCATAGGTACTCCCAGGATGAACGCCCGTGTGATTCGAACCGGGAGGCTTTGGAACCGTAGCATGCACGGCTGACTCGATTTCGCAATGACTTGGCCAGTGTCAGTTAGGAGCTCTGCACTCAACTGTTAGAACCTATTTCTAGTCAATCATCCAATGGACATAGCATAACATAAATATGATGACCCAAATTCCACTATAATAGAGATCATTGAACTTCGTATATCTTCACCAAATCGAATATTTCGGAGAGTGATAGTCACTAGGTTTTACCTGAAAAACCCCGGTATGGTGGTTATAATCGGATTCGGGCATCAGCATCAACACTGAAACCTGAAAGGTATGTCCCACAGGGACTCCGCCCACATTATGCACCTTCCAGAACACGGCCCTGCTCCTCCCCCTTCCGAACCCGGGACTTCCGGACAGCGGGAACACCGCCTTTGGGTGCACATCCGTGTAATCAAAATAAAGCCTCTCCCTCACAAGAACCGGCTCCTCCACCCAGGTCCTGACCAGCCCAACCCCAACCACCACCGACGCtaccatcaccatcatcagCACCATGCACACATAAGCCGCCCCGAGGAACCCCATCCCGAGCTTCCTGATCAGGAGGACGCTCCCCTGGGTGATGTTCGAGGGGACTCTCTGGACGGCGGATCCCATGCTCTCTTTAGCTTCCTCGACCCGGTGGGAGGAGTCGGAGGCCAGGTAGAGGAGGGAGGAGATGGGGGAGAAGAGCAGGGCCAAGCAGTTGTATATAAAGTCAGCCAGGAAGAACACCGGCCTCGTAAACCAGTCGGGGGGCTGCGGCACGGGCTGGTCGTAGTGATCGTTCTCCGGAGGAGGAAGCGGTGGGCCGTCGTCCTCCTCCACCCCCATGGGCTGTGGGTCTTTAAACGGGTCACTTTCGGAGATAACCATGTACTTCCGCTTCATGAGTAAAAAGCTCATGGAATAGAAGGAGAGACGGATAGCATTCACTGCCCTTAAATTGGGAGTTCCCAGATGGAGCTTTCATGGCTGATCCACATGTAAGTTTGCATGCTGAGAGAGACGTGGTTGGCTCTTGGCTGCCTCATGGCATGGGGACAACATGTGTGAGAAACCTGCGGCTAATCAAAATGTTTTCTGTCATCCTCATCATCCAGTCCGCGCAGCCCAGGACATAGAATTTCTGTGTCCATTCCAGGAGAGAATCTGTAGCTTACGGCCAGGGAGAACAAAAGATGTTGGGCCTCGTTCGATTCATCCTAACGGCACAAGGGCTCGGCCTAACTGATTTACTGGGCCCCCGAAGCAGGCCCACTCAAGTCGGTCGACTGATAAGCTCCGACCACGGCTGCCATGGGATCATCGGCCTCAGGGTTGGAGTCGTATTAGAGCCTTAGGACAAAACTTCGACATCGgagaagaaaatataaattcattaAGACTTTTTAGGTGCTGGGTAATTGTAAACTTCTTGAAAGACCAGGTAAACAGAATTGAATTCTTGTTAGTTCGTCGGAGAAACAGAAAGAAGAAATGAGTCCCCCTCAATCCAAGACTGAAAGCATCTTCCCCAGCCTCCACTATCAGATAATGCCCATCTGACAGAAACAAAGCAAGCTTTCGTCTTCCTGCCTCTTACTATCAGCCCACCTTGTAATTGGCTCGCTTCTGTTCATGGCTGCGCACCCAACCATTCAATTCCCATCCTCCTTCCAACAAAATCACCTTAATCAGCAAAATGTGGTATATTATAGTCAGCAGTTCTAACACACAGCTTCAAGCCATTACCCCATGCTGTGTACTTCGTCAGATCAACCAATCCCACTTCTCCGGTCTCTCCCACCTCCGCAAAAGCCCACCCCAACATAGATTACCACCACATTTTCATTGCCGTGAGGAAGCGAAGACGACTGCCATACAACCAATGGCCAATTGTTGGACCAAAACCCTGCAGAGCAATTCGAAATGCAACCATCTGCCCCATCGCCAATAAACATCACCATTCTAGGTTGGAACAAGCTACCAGATCAGAGGTAACAACTCGCAACAATAAACATCAAACGGTATTACCAGAGAACTGGTTTTAATACCATAATCCCCTGTGCAACATAGCCAAGGAAGCATAACCCCGAACCGAACTCCCTCAAGTTCAAGCCATCAACCTCCACAAGCATCCTCAAACTACCGATTACCTTTCGACATTCAAGCACATTGGCAGACACAAAACACTTACATCAGACTCCCCGAGTCAAAAGCTGGAGGTCTGCCTAAGATAAAAAACCGTGCATCCAGCTTCATGGATAGAAGAGGTTTAGTgataaacaaaatttagaCTTATATTGCCAAAAGGACTAAGGAGCAGAACTTGACATCCAATCATAGGCAGACTCAGTACCCGTAAAAGCCAATTTCAACGCCATAAGGCTACCCATACACTGCACGCACCAGGGAGAGGATCTATAAGAGATCGACAGTCGCCTGTTTCATCGAACACCTTCCCTTCACCACCATCCAACAATTACACCACTCACCCaacttacccaaaaaaaaaacgataggaaagaaaaaccaagcccccgaaaaaaaaaaaagattctaACGGTTCCAGTTCACGACGCTCCAGA
This genomic window contains:
- the LOC116212969 gene encoding seipin-1, coding for MSFLLMKRKYMVISESDPFKDPQPMGVEEDDGPPLPPPENDHYDQPVPQPPDWFTRPVFFLADFIYNCLALLFSPISSLLYLASDSSHRVEEAKESMGSAVQRVPSNITQGSVLLIRKLGMGFLGAAYVCMVLMMVMVASVVVGVGLVRTWVEEPVLVRERLYFDYTDVHPKAVFPLSGSPGFGRGRSRAVFWKVHNVGGVPVGHTFQVSVLMLMPESDYNHHTGVFQLSAELLTDTGQVIAKSSQPCMLRFQSLPVRITRAFILGVPMILGIFSETQKVRVDILKHKEASVPRTDAVRVTLIPRAGTFSPPQLYEAEIVVNSQIPWPKKLVHNWKWTFSVWVSFYTYSMLLLALLCCCRPLLLSGPAVNYRERHPEEEVPTGKGEAREQQRSDRTADDHQERDVSELLRKLRRSRSRRKALLMAAHEAAGSSASSIRVSVTREETTTMTMTGLAEDDAGDSESVCLG